From the Flavobacteriales bacterium genome, one window contains:
- a CDS encoding pyridoxal phosphate-dependent aminotransferase encodes MPAISTKGRLMPASPIRKLVPFAEAARKRGTQVLHLNIGQPDIRTPEVALEAIRHLDRTVIEYSHSAGFESYRKGLAAYYGKHGIPATHEQIIVTNGGSEALLFGMMACFEPGDELIIPEPYYANYNSFALAAGVKVVPVRSTIQEGFALPAISAFEALITPRTKGILICNPGNPTGYLYSRTELETLRSIVLKHDLFLFADEVYREFCYDGATHISALSLEGLDQHAVLIDSVSKRYSMCGARVGAFITRNAELLATVLKFAQARLSPPTFGQIASEAALNTPKAYFDEVIAEYSQRRDILVNSLNSIPGVLCPSPKGAFYCVAELPIDDADAFCQWLLESFSHNGHTVMMAPCSGFYAEPATGRKQVRLAYVLEQEKLRKAVDCLRVALDQYPGRVLHTQRASTSV; translated from the coding sequence ATGCCCGCCATTTCCACCAAGGGTCGCCTGATGCCGGCCTCCCCCATCCGCAAGCTCGTCCCCTTTGCCGAGGCCGCCCGCAAACGCGGGACCCAGGTGCTCCATCTCAACATCGGGCAACCCGACATCCGCACACCGGAGGTGGCGCTGGAGGCCATCCGCCACCTGGACCGCACCGTGATCGAATACAGCCACAGCGCCGGCTTCGAGAGCTACAGGAAGGGCCTGGCCGCCTACTACGGCAAGCACGGGATCCCGGCGACCCACGAGCAGATCATCGTCACCAACGGCGGCAGCGAGGCCCTGCTCTTCGGCATGATGGCCTGCTTCGAGCCGGGCGATGAGCTCATCATTCCCGAACCGTACTACGCCAACTACAACAGCTTCGCCTTGGCGGCCGGGGTCAAGGTGGTACCCGTCCGAAGCACCATCCAGGAAGGGTTCGCCCTGCCGGCGATCAGCGCGTTCGAGGCCCTCATCACCCCGCGCACCAAGGGCATCCTCATCTGCAACCCGGGCAACCCCACGGGCTATCTCTACAGCCGCACGGAACTGGAGACCCTGCGCTCCATCGTGCTCAAGCACGACCTCTTCCTCTTCGCCGATGAGGTGTACCGTGAGTTCTGCTACGACGGGGCCACCCATATCAGCGCGTTGTCCCTGGAAGGGCTCGACCAGCATGCCGTGCTGATCGATAGCGTGAGCAAGCGCTACAGCATGTGCGGCGCTCGGGTGGGCGCCTTCATCACGCGCAACGCCGAACTGCTGGCCACCGTGCTGAAGTTCGCCCAGGCACGGCTCAGCCCGCCCACCTTCGGCCAGATCGCAAGCGAAGCCGCCCTGAACACCCCGAAAGCGTACTTCGACGAGGTGATCGCCGAATACAGCCAGCGTCGCGACATCCTGGTGAATAGCTTGAACAGCATCCCTGGGGTCCTTTGCCCTTCCCCCAAAGGTGCGTTCTACTGCGTGGCCGAGCTGCCGATCGACGATGCGGACGCCTTCTGCCAATGGTTACTGGAGTCCTTCAGTCACAACGGCCACACGGTGATGATGGCACCGTGCAGCGGTTTTTATGCCGAGCCGGCCACCGGCCGGAAGCAGGTGCGATTGGCCTACGTACTGGAACAGGAAAAGCTCCGCAAAGCGGTGGATTGCCTGCGTGTCGCGCTGGACCAGTATCCCGGGCGTGTGCTTCACACCCAACGGGCCAGCACCTCGGTATGA
- a CDS encoding DUF1573 domain-containing protein has protein sequence MPSPWAAPVRRSGLDKEVHDYGTIANGANGTCEFIVTNTGDQPLIITNCKGSCGCTVPKCDTAPIKPGTKTTITVKYDTKRPGPINKSVTISSNATNAPEKVVRIKGTVEAGPETPASPVKEQSPMAPVEKTN, from the coding sequence ATGCCAAGCCCGTGGGCGGCACCGGTCCGCAGATCAGGCCTCGACAAGGAAGTGCATGACTACGGTACCATCGCCAACGGCGCGAACGGCACCTGCGAGTTCATCGTGACCAACACCGGCGACCAGCCGTTGATCATCACCAATTGCAAGGGAAGCTGCGGCTGCACGGTGCCCAAGTGCGACACCGCCCCGATCAAGCCCGGCACCAAGACGACCATCACGGTGAAATACGACACCAAGCGCCCCGGCCCGATCAACAAGAGCGTGACCATCAGCAGCAACGCCACGAACGCCCCCGAGAAGGTGGTGCGCATCAAGGGCACGGTGGAGGCCGGTCCCGAGACGCCCGCTTCCCCGGTGAAGGAGCAGAGCCCCATGGCCCCCGTGGAGAAGACCAACTGA